In Capsicum annuum cultivar UCD-10X-F1 chromosome 11, UCD10Xv1.1, whole genome shotgun sequence, one genomic interval encodes:
- the LOC107847438 gene encoding cytochrome b5, protein MPTLTKLFTMEEAAQHNTKDDCWVVIDGKVYDVSSYLDEHPGGDDVVLAVTGQDATDEFEDAGHSKSARELMEKFFIGELDPTSTSIPELEIVKKAGKNIPKKVMAITKQYWFVPVAVVGISVVIGFLYTRKK, encoded by the exons ATGCCAACTTTAACAAAGTTATTCACAATGGAAGAAGCTGCTCAGCATAACACTAAGGATGATTGTTGGGTTGTTATTGATGGCAAG GTTTATGATGTTTCATCTTATTTGGACGAGCATCCAGGGGGAGATGATGTTGTACTTGCTGTTACAG GACAAGATGCCACTGATGAATTTGAAGATGCTGGACACAGCAAAAGTGCGAGAGAACTTATGGAGAAATTCTTCATCGGTGAGCTTGATCCAACATCCACTTCCATCCCAGAACTTGAGATTGTCAAGAAGGCGGGCAAAAATATCCCTAAGAAGGTTATGGCAATTACGAAGCAATATTGGTTCGTTCCAGTAGCAGTTGTTGGCATCTCTGTGGTGATCGGCTTCTTGTACACACGCAAGAAGTAG